The Triticum aestivum cultivar Chinese Spring chromosome 7B, IWGSC CS RefSeq v2.1, whole genome shotgun sequence genome window below encodes:
- the LOC123162037 gene encoding uncharacterized protein: MAGGGRGRGGGWTSLPSELIQEVSDRLQADVDQMRIHQVCSHWRASTAPLAACRPWIVAAHDRRRSPVSAVDPVCDHSFWLPRGGKRVHSLALAPAGLPYCCGTPRGWLALTDDLQSPTRLILWEPLSQAEIPLPPPLTTVAQLFLSGDPLASPAGWMAIASQEILGAQVEHMLFFWRPGEAAWTIQPKYPTGRIEGAAFHQGRLYISSMVGMRVSIFDLQQHPPERLRRISLYTHLRTRYPSCLPGDPVPHVVACHNQLLLVMVYRGSGSPGPVILVEVHHPDWAAERLDFVGEKLTDLGDYSLFLGRGDSLALSAKDFPAIRRNCVYFVEHDKRKHEQWVIVFDLGSNALERIPHPQEHMEGGCKKSGWLGYSWFCPRRPFVEAL, from the coding sequence ATGGCAGGCGGAGgcagaggacgcggcggcggctggACCTCCCTGCCGTCGGAGCTTATCCAGGAAGTATCGGACCGTCTGCAGGCCGACGTGGACCAAATGCGCATCCACCAGGTATGCTCCCACTGGCGCGCGTCCACCGCCCCCCTCGCAGCCTGCCGTCCGTGGATCgtcgccgcccacgaccgccgcCGCAGCCCTGTTAGCGCCGTTGACCCTGTCTGCGACCACTCCTTCTGGCTGCCCCGCGGTGGAAAAAGGGTGCACTCCCTGGCCCTAGCCCCGGCCGGCCTCCCCTACTGCTGCGGCACGCCCCGTGGCTGGCTCGCCCTAACGGACGACCTGCAATCCCCCACCAGGCTAATCCTCTGGGAGCCCCTCTCCCAAGCTGAGATTCCTCTGCCGCCTCCTTTGACAACCGTCGCTCAACTATTCCTCTCCGGCGACCCGCTCGCCTCGCCGGCGGGCTGGATGGCGATCGCGAGCCAGGAAATCCTGGGCGCACAGGTCGAGCACATGCTCTTCTTTTGGCGTCCTGGAGAAGCGGCCTGGACGATACAGCCCAAATACCCTACAGGCCGGATCGAGGGCGCAGCCTTCCACCAAGGCAGGCTCTACATCTCCAGCATGGTGGGCATGAGAGTCAGCATTTTCGATCTCCAGCAGCATCCTCCCGAGCGCCTGCGGCGTATCTCCCTCTACACTCATCTGCGAACGCGGTATCCAAGCTGCTTACCCGGGGATCCGGTGCCACACGTGGTGGCATGCCACAACCAGCTGTTGCTCGTTATGGTGTATCGTGGATCAGGAAGCCCTGGCCCCGTGATCCTTGTAGAAGTGCACCACCCGGATTGGGCTGCCGAGCGCCTCGACTTCGTGGGGGAGAAGCTGACGGATCTCGGCGATTACTCGCTCTTCTTAGGCCGGGGTGACAGCCTCGCGCTCTCTGCAAAGGACTTCCCTGCCATTAGGAGAAATTGTGTCTACTTTGTGGAGCACGATAAGAGAAAGCATGAGCAATGGGTTATTGTGTTTGATTTGGGGTCAAACGCTCTCGAACGAATTCCCCACCCACAAGAGCACATGGAGGGCGGCTGCAAAAAGAGTGGCTGGTTAGGCTATTCCTGGTTCTGTCCTAGAAGGCCCTTCGTTGAGGCCCTATGA